In Schizosaccharomyces osmophilus chromosome 2, complete sequence, the following proteins share a genomic window:
- the pob1 gene encoding Boi family protein, translating to MASERFVVALHSFPGKSSDELPLIEGNKYLLIKMDEEFGDGWWEAEDQDGNRGIFPASHVELLSNEVPNHENARNEKADVSISTTELTETSSSRSNLTDLEEPITKLDSHVSSPRPDTDGMPKPESISPNHPNDRLLSPSLDKRESSDLEKDSLDNHRNSHPSAQQKWNDNSSLSNSPDLDKSSSNNDPMRKTIDDIESALQNLSTAEADEHSTSPLPILNYRSPSSLGLTEKVQNLPHWSTAEVIDWLKNAGLGSVAPNFVENEINGEILLNTDSSVLKELNITSYGKRFEVLRKIQQLKDTYQQTLSESYPEFPGNYSESPSPDIMSPRADFGDPTLVPSSSNYDSNNESSASSNRMSVLPTLSHMLVSPDFEEYGNNKSEKYIPPLSTNRTRGENKAPSVKPPSASRLSSSVPSRTSPITKRPSPSESSHSTHGSSRLAQVPNEHANGRSDSASLHPPADPKLYTPQPSTTYTQSPNVIQPKGSKKPAGLTRLKTDTVEGSSSTIPARDLSASTKPGEPAVISPLNSASSGHLPTLTSQKSPSLDNAKSPSSTKKPLVQKMLSATNVKSSSDNGQKTSNLKISTPTSLSSSVSDVPNSAPLGKEPIGKRKSKRDIFGRQKILPTGISEGLTDIPVKEAMKTADCHGWMRKRSDRYGVWKARYFVLKGTRLSYYHSLNDTSEKGLIDITSHRVCKVEDLVLSGGKTAIKLAPPAPGAAKAAVMFTPPKVHYFICESKDDINRWSSAFLKATVERDMSVPVLTTTRMQTISLNKAKELRTRPPSLLMDEQAEPDLPSSIGLKKNAKQKGKEPVRQPAK from the exons ATGGCGTCTGAACGGTTTGTAGTTGCTTTGCATTCGTTCCCTGGGAAAAGCAGTGACGAACTGCCATTAATTGAAGGGAATAAGTACCTGCTCATAAAAATGGACGAAGAATTTGGCGACGGATGGTGGGAG GCAGAAGACCAGGATGGAAATCGAGGTATTTTTCCTGCCTCACATGTCGAATTGTTGTCCAACGAGGTTCCTAATCATGAAAATGCTCGTAACGAAAAGGCAGACGTGTCAATTTCTACTACCGAACTTACCGAGACTTCCAGCTCCCGTTCAAACTTAACAGACTTGGAGGAACCCATCACCAAGCTAGACTCTCATGTTAGCTCTCCTCGCCCAGATACTGATGGAATGCCAAAACCAGAAAGCATCTCCCCAAACCATCCTAATGATCGTCTGCTTTCTCCTTCCTTAGATAAACGAGAATCATCCGATCTTGAAAAAGACTCTCTTGACAATCACCGTAATTCACACCCTAGTGCACAACAAAAGTGGAATGATAATTCCTCTCTTTCTAATTCACCTGACCTAGACAAATCATCTTCTAATAATGATCCTATGCGCAAGACTATTGATGATATTGAAAGCGCACTCCAAAACTTATCGACCGCTGAAGCCGATGAGCATAGCACCTCCCCACTACCAATTTTAAATTATCGATCACCATCTTCTCTTGGTCTTACTGAAAAAGTTCAAAATCTCCCTCACTGGTCTACAGCAGAGGTCATAGATTGGTTAAAAAATGCCGGCCTTGGATCTGTAGCTCCTAATTTTGTGGAGAATGAAATCAATGGTGAGATATTGCTTAATACGGATTCTAgtgttttgaaggaattaAATATAACATCttatggaaaaagatttgAAGTTTTACGTAAAATCCAGCAACTCAAAGACACCTATCAGCAAACACTTTCTGAAAGTTACCCAGAGTTTCCTGGCAACTACTCTGAATCGCCTAGTCCGGATATAATGTCTCCGAGGGCAGACTTTGGTGACCCGACCTTAGTTCCATCCTCTTCCAATTATGATTCCAACAATGAATCTAGCGCTAGTTCAAATCGTATGAGCGTACTTCCTACTTTGTCTCATATGTTGGTTTCTCctgattttgaagaatacGGCAACAATAAATCTGAGAAATACATCCCTCCTCTGTCGACTAATCGCACTCGAGGAGAAAATAAGGCTCCATCTGTAAAGCCACCTAGTGCCTCTCGCTTGTCATCTTCCGTTCCCTCACGTACTTCACCTATCACCAAGCGTCCATCGCCTTCAGAGTCTTCTCACTCAACCCATGGCTCTTCTCGTTTAGCACAGGTGCCGAACGAACATGCTAATGGTCGTAGTGACTCTGCTTCATTGCATCCACCAGCTGATCCCAAGCTGTATACCCCCCAGCCTTCAACTACATACACTCAATCTCCTAACGTTATACAGCCCAAGGGAAGTAAGAAACCTGCTGGTTTAACAAGATTAAAAACCGATACAGTAGAAggatcttcttcaacaatCCCAGCACGAGATCTCTCGGCATCTACTAAACCTGGCGAACCTGCCGTGATAAGCCCCTTGAATTCGGCTTCCTCAGGACATCTGCCAACTCTTACCTCACAAAAATCACCTTCTCTTGACAATGCTAAGAGCCCTTCGAGTACAAAGAAACCTCTCGTCCAAAAAATGCTATCTGCTACAAACGTCAAGTCTTCATCCGATAACGGGCAAAAAACatcaaatttgaaaatttctaCTCCCACTTCACTGTCTTCTTCGGTTTCAGATGTTCCTAATTCTGCGCCCTTAGGAAAGGAACCAATTGGGAAACGAAAGTCGAAACGCGATATCTTTGGAAGACAGAAAATTTTACCTACTGGTATCAGTGAAGGACTTACAGATATTCCAGTTAAGGAAGCGATGAAGACTGCTGACTGCCATGGTTGGATGCGTAAACGAAGCGATCGTTATGGTGTATGGAAGGCGAGGTATTTCGTTTTGAAGGGTACTAGACTTTCTTATTACCACTCTTTGAATGATACTTCTGAAAAAGGATTGATTGACATAACTTCTCACCGTGTTTGCAAAGTTGAAGATTTGGTTTTAAGTGGTGGTAAAACCGCTATTAAATTGGCACCACCGGCACCCGGTGCGGCAAAGGCTGCTGTAATGTTTACACCTCCAAAAGTACATTACTTTATCTGTGAAAGTAAGGATGATATTAATCGATGGTCATCTGCATTCTTGAAGGCTACGGTAGAGCGCGATATGTCGGTCCCTGTATTAACAACAACAAGAATGCAAACGATCTCTTTAAATAAAGCCAAGGAACTTCGTACGCGACCTCCTTCACTATTGATGGATGAACAAGCAGAGCCGGACCTGCCTTCCTCCATCGgtttaaagaagaatgcCAAACAAAAGGGTAAAGAACCCGTGAGACAACCTGCTAAGTAA
- the vma10 gene encoding V-type ATPase V1 domain subunit G, which yields MFANRRTIDRVQRLKDARQEAKTEIEEYAASKEREFKDSENKASGIYSQTEEETKKQVEKDFIFIKENAKEKSDKAIDAILAVACDVK from the exons ATGTTTGCTAATCGCCGAACTATAGACCGTGTTCAAAGATTAAAGGATGCACGCCAGGAGGCCAAGACGGAAATTGAAGAGTACGCTGCTTCCAAGGAGAGAGAATTCAAAGATTCTGAGAATAAG GCTTCCGGTATATATTCTCAgactgaagaagaaacgaagAAGCAAGTTGAGAAAGactttattttcatcaaagaGAATGCCAAGGAGAAATCTGATAAAGCAATTGATGCCATCTTGGCCGTCGCCTGCGACGTAAAGTGA
- the ppr8 gene encoding mitochondrial PPR repeat protein Ppr8 — protein sequence MQGFCSQFFRKLLKSNQLRLVDPIIQARRTFVTTHPLCNNLHLNFTPDTQRHIKSNSSVLLDQLNAQLQARKYKESVATFAGLKPLGILDSFTLTKYITFLVNRSKGLRGRGSVDKSTLDNLDDILKYAIEHQEVATAQFWSSMIKSYIDLNLYDKAALLADMALSHIEFLHNDTKILSSLYLCILHAKLLNDSTFDQCSQIGSRIHEHLGGREAIDELVAVYLIYAVFPDPPIQKKAHQALVNLKGLTSYHSEIVLSVLAHKEYFDDGSEYLLKSNLNDYNLPSVYTTVWYLQKMFEHEESVWPLMPILEYHLEVSPRNVSRLTNCILSLALKQPISNEKDRGKVEKFINNLLNRVFEEKRYEPTIATANALFTVASRLRDEKWLFTALDLISNYELEPSHVTYRSLLITYTNLPSTFEQITQTWRQLETLFSERSLPVTEKELSILSNCVNSQPERENQNACLEFLGQQLNKYVTKKVFT from the exons ATGCAAGGATTTTGCAGCCAGTTTTTTCGAAAGCTGCTGAAAAGCAACCAGCTGCGTCTAGTGGATCCTATTATTCAAGCTAGACGCACTTTTGTAACTACTCATCCTTTATGTAATAACCTCCATTTAAACTTTACACCTGATACTCAGCGACAcataaaaagcaattcatCGGTATTG CTAGATCAACTTAATGCCCAATTACAAGCTAGAAAGTATAAGGAAAGCGTTGCCACGTTCGCTGGCCTGAAGCCATTAGGTATCTTGGATTCGTTTACCCTTACTAAATATATAACCTTTCTTGTGAATCGTTCAAAAGGTCTTCGTGGTCGTGGGTCAGTTGATAAAAGCACTTTAGATAACTTGGATGATATTTTAAAGTATGCTATTGAGCATCAGGAAGTGGCCACGGCTCAGTTTTGGTCCAGCATGATTAAGTCCTACATTGACTTGAATCTTTATGACAAAGCCGCTTTGCTTGCCGACATGGCATTGAGCCATATCGAGTTTTTGCACAACGATACAAAGATCCTTTCCAGTCTTTATTTATGTATTTTACATGCTAAATTGTTAAACGATTCGACTTTTGATCAGTGTAGCCAAATTGGATCGAGAATCCATGAGCATCTTGGAGGACGAGAAGCTATTGACGAATTAGTGGCTGTCTACCTGATTTACGCAGTGTTCCCTGATCCTCCAATCCAGAAAAAGGCTCATCAGGCTCTCGTTAATCTGAAAGGACTGACCTCCTATCATTCTGAAATCGTCTTGTCTGTACTCGCCCACAAGGAGTACTTTGATGACGGTTCTGAGTATTTGCTCAAATCAAATCTGAATGATTATAATCTCCCCTCTGTATACACGACAGTCTGgtatttgcaaaaaatgTTTGAACACGAGGAATCTGTGTGGCCATTGATGCCAATTTTGGAATATCATCTTGAGGTTTCTCCACGCAACGTTAGTCGATTGACGAATTGTATCCTTAGTTTGGCTCTCAAGCAACCTATctcaaatgaaaaagatcGTGGAAAGGTTGAAAAGTTTATCAACAATTTGTTGAACCGTGTTTTTGAGGAAAAGCGCTATGAGCCAACTATTGCTACAGCAAATGCTTTATTTACTGTTGCTTCTCGCTTGCGTGATGAGAAATGGCTTTTCACTGCTCTTGACTTGATTTCCAATTATGAACTGGAACCGTCTCATGTAACCTATCGCTCTTTGTTGATTACGTATACGAATTTGCCCAGTACTTTTGAGCAAATTACTCAAACTTGGAGACAACTAGAAACCCTCTTTTCGGAACGCTCTTTACCGGTAACAGAAAAGGAGCTTTCAATTCTCTCTAACTGTGTAAATTCGCAACCAGAACgtgaaaaccaaaatgcCTGCTTGGAATTCCTTGGACAGCAGCTTAACAAATACGTAACCAAGAAAGTGTTCACATAG
- the rpc40 gene encoding DNA-directed RNA polymerase I and III subunit Rpc40 yields MATDRSRTEVSIQSDRVKDVTSTDFPGYYFDEDNSWNLDKFRENLKVSVTSLNEETMTFELSGVDASIANAFRRILIAEIPTVAFEFTYIINNTSIIQDEVLSHRIGLLPIKADPDMFKWFQRPIPGQEATHTDYDTVVFSLSKKCEFNKEAAADEKDPKKLYINSEVLSSDLVWKPQGRQEERFAESPIGVVNPNIVVAKLRPGQEVDLEAHAVLGVGQDHAKFSPVATASYRLLPTIHILSPIEGDDAAKFQKCFPAGVIDLEDGPDGKKRARVADVRKDTVSRECLRHPEFADKVQLGRVRDHFLYSVESTGIMTPDVLFLKSVAVLKSKCMAVKASLDSLGSEAA; encoded by the coding sequence ATGGCTACTGATCGATCGAGGACGGAAGTTTCTATCCAATCTGACCGAGTGAAAGATGTCACCAGTACAGACTTTCCTGGTTATTACTTTGATGAGGACAATTCTTGGAACTTGGACAAATTTCGCGAAAACTTGAAAGTCTCCGTCACTTCCTTAAACGAAGAGACAATGACTTTTGAGCTTAGTGGGGTGGATGCTTCTATTGCCAATGCATTCCGAAGAATTTTAATTGCTGAAATCCCTACAGTAGCTTTCGAATTCACCTATATCATAAACAATACCAGCATTATTCAAGACGAAGTATTGTCTCATAGAATTGGCCTTTTACCCATCAAGGCCGACCCTGACATGTTCAAATGGTTTCAGCGACCTATTCCGGGCCAGGAAGCCACCCACACTGACTACGATACGGTGGTTTTCTCATTAAGCAAGAAGTGCGAATTCAACAAAGAAGCCGCTGCTGATGAAAAAGATCCCAAGAAACTTTATATTAATTCGGAAGTTCTTTCGAGCGATTTGGTTTGGAAGCCTCAAGGACGACAAGAGGAACGGTTTGCTGAGTCTCCCATTGGTGTTGTAAACCCTAATATTGTAGTCGCTAAATTACGTCCCGGTCAAGAAGTCGATTTAGAAGCTCATGCTGTTTTGGGTGTTGGTCAGGACCACGCAAAGTTTTCTCCCGTAGCTACAGCATCTTATCGTTTGTTGCCAACTATTCACATTTTATCGCCTATTGAAGGTGATGATGCTGCCAAATTCCAAAAGTGCTTTCCCGCCGGTGTCATCGATCTAGAAGATGGCCCTGATGGAAAGAAGCGTGCCCGCGTTGCTGATGTTCGTAAAGATACCGTTTCACGTGAATGTTTACGACATCCGGAATTCGCTGACAAGGTCCAGTTAGGCCGTGTTCGTGATCACTTCCTTTATTCGGTGGAAAGTACCGGAATCATGACTCCCGATGTcttatttttgaagagtGTTGCTGTTTTGAAGTCGAAATGTATGGCTGTGAAAGCTAGCCTCGACAGTTTGGGCTCAGAAGCTgcttaa
- the uap1 gene encoding UDP-N-acetylglucosamine diphosphorylase Uap1/Qri1, producing the protein MLEGALENYRPIFEKANQLHIYDQLKTLKEVSSEKFQTLWGEVKSLHLEEIWSKFKDAIEHSQKRSKLAPSDVSPVPIISTIEDSWYSLGLEEISKGRVAALVLAGGQGTRLGSDDPKGCFNIGLPGNKTLFELQALKIQRAERLAREAYPMQKQPAKVLWYVMVSEATKDITLSFFEKNDYFGIQKEKVFFFEQGKLPCLDVEGRILLESDCTVSQSPNGNGGVYEALKNTGALQHMKNSGIAHVTAYSVDNVLALPVDPVFIGMVQDKGYQVAMKVVEKKVAEEKVGLVVSQNAHPSVVEYSEISEEASHARETVDGKTCLRLRAANIAYHYFSVDFLEHMSHNARYLPVHLALKKIPNFDVTQHQFYQPSSPNGYKLEMFIFDSFEQIPVEKFGCLQVSRDTSFSPLKNSLNAPSDNKETCIRDLYALGRKWILQNGGILEQGDCPFVAPSFSLQGESLEWIRGKRIAEIPLY; encoded by the coding sequence ATGTTGGAAGGTGCATTGGAGAATTATCGaccaatttttgaaaaggcAAACCAATTGCATATATATGACCAGTTGAAAACATTAAAGGAAGTCTCTTctgaaaagtttcaaaCTCTTTGGGGCGAAGTTAAGAGTTTGCATTTAGAGGAAATATGGAGCAAATTCAAGGATGCGATCGAACATAGCCAAAAGCGGAGCAAACTGGCCCCATCTGATGTCTCTCCAGTTCCAATAATCTCAACAATCGAAGATTCATGGTATAGTTTGGGCTTAGAAGAGATTTCAAAGGGTCGTGTTGCTGCTTTAGTGCTTGCTGGCGGCCAAGGTACGAGACTTGGGTCAGACGATCCAAAAGGATGCTTTAATATTGGATTGCCTGGAAACAAGACCTTATTTGAACTACAAGCtttaaaaatacaaagagCAGAACGCCTTGCGCGAGAAGCGTATCCTATGCAGAAACAGCCAGCTAAAGTTTTATGGTATGTTATGGTGTCCGAAGCAACCAAGGACATAaccctttctttttttgaaaaaaacgATTATTTTggaatccaaaaagaaaaagtttttttctttgaacaAGGAAAATTGCCTTGCTTAGATGTCGAAGGGCGAATTCTCCTTGAGTCCGACTGTACCGTTTCCCAATCACCCAATGGAAATGGCGGTGTTTATGaggctttaaaaaatacagGTGCACTTCAGCATATGAAGAATTCTGGAATTGCCCATGTCACCGCTTATAGCGTAGACAATGTGCTTGCTTTACCGGTAGATCCTGTATTTATCGGCATGGTTCAGGATAAAGGATACCAAGTGGCTATGAAAGTTGTAGAGAAGAAAgttgctgaagaaaaagttggCTTAGTTGTCTCACAAAATGCACATCCGTCAGTAGTTGAGTATTCTGAAATTTCTGAAGAGGCTTCTCATGCGAGAGAAACAGTGGATGGAAAGACATGCCTACGGCTTCGTGCTGCAAATATTGCTTATCACTATTTTTCTGTGGACTTTTTAGAGCACATGTCCCACAATGCTAGGTATCTTCCTGTTCACCTCGCTCTTAAGAAAATACCGAACTTTGATGTTACTCAGCACCAATTTTATCAGCCATCATCCCCGAATGGATATAAACTtgaaatgtttatttttgactCCTTTGAACAGATCCCCGTCGAGAAATTCGGTTGTTTACAAGTCTCACGGGACACATCTTTTAgtcctttgaaaaattcACTGAACGCACCCTCCGACAACAAGGAAACGTGCATACGGGATCTCTATGCTCttggaagaaaatggatattACAGAACGGCGGGATTTTAGAACAGGGTGATTGTCCTTTTGTTGCTCCATCTTTCAGCCTTCAAGGAGAGTCTCTTGAATGGATACGAGGAAAGCGTATAGCTGAAATTCCTTTATATTAA
- the tim21 gene encoding TIM23 translocase complex subunit Tim21 — MRRSICLSSASRPPSTFQPKRLYSLASESLNKNPEKPKEGRLARVFKDPAGKSWKDLSTPQKAYRTSANFGNLSIVVFGGGVFGLIVYALVTSLWSGEAHYGDEAFDLLKNNPECQYVFGEEMKAIGEASHPLRRTHGILTSRVWDHKGIEHLVLQFHLIGNGHKGHVFGRLANNGKNYVWEYLYVDVANYGNIILFDKTKSIRHQNKNLGLWGTLKNISWGK, encoded by the coding sequence ATGAGACGAAGTATTTGTTTATCTAGTGCATCACGTCCTCCTAGCACGTTTCAGCCGAAAAGGCTGTATTCGCTTGCATCCGAGTCATTAAATAAGAACCCGGAAAAGCCTAAAGAAGGACGTTTGGCTCGTGTCTTTAAAGATCCTGCTGGGAAGTCATGGAAGGATCTCAGTACTCCGCAGAAAGCCTACCGTACTTCTGCAAACTTTGGAAACTTGTCAATTGTCGTATTCGGAGGAGGCGTGTTTGGCTTAATCGTTTATGCTTTGGTTACCAGTTTATGGTCAGGTGAAGCCCATTACGGTGATGAGGCATTCgatttgttgaaaaacaaTCCAGAATGTCAATACGTTTTTGGTGAGGAAATGAAAGCTATAGGTGAAGCTAGCCATCCTTTAAGACGGACTCATGGTATTTTGACAAGCCGAGTTTGGGATCATAAGGGTATTGAACACTTGGTCTTGCAATTCCATTTGATCGGTAACGGGCATAAGGGCCATGTGTTTGGAAGACTCGCGAATAACGGAAAGAATTATGTCTGGGAATACCTATATGTTGACGTTGCTAATTATGGAAATATTATTCTATTtgacaaaacaaaatctaTAAGACaccaaaacaagaatttgGGTCTTTGGggaactttgaaaaacatcAGCTGGGGAAAGTGA
- a CDS encoding NADPH-hemoprotein reductase has translation MEELEKHNTKDDCWIAVRGKVYNVTAYAPYHPDGAKKIFKHSGIDATKQYSKSNLCGRL, from the coding sequence ATGGAggaattggaaaagcaCAATACGAAAGACGACTGTTGGATTGCCGTTCGAGGAAAAGTCTATAACGTTACCGCTTATGCTCCCTATCACCCAGACGgtgcaaaaaaaatttttaaacaCTCTGGCATTGATGCCACGAAACAATATAGTAAGTCAAACTTGTGTGGTCGATTGTAA
- the adn2 gene encoding DNA-binding transcription factor Adn2 gives MAEPAEKSGSSQQGKLNDANNHEHTNLADRTTQSLLNSYIYDYLVKKNYWEAAQAFGQEAQVQTLVRPVSNNSATSDKQPTSSPANVKRESPNLNDPQNPDSAKQGFNYHETGKDPPPPPVLPIDSSGGFLIEWWNVFWDIYNARRGSGSEPAKDYMSHISNLRKKSYMSMQLLQKNSMQSGPPNGMCQVPTPPQMYNGDPIHNYDPSRMPHGNGMLMDKNRQQLMRQAVMNNQGRETFPPTAAQLQQLKQLHYRQLQSQKQQAESLNATQIPPVFPTQASNRQSKTPPVMGPATHDSFPSTQKTPVPDFRNYQSHGITDTNPNPATATGASIPGRRLSRPLTPNSIPQPPASYDPSLANSGNFMVPGNSAQPLLHEVNFQNNGPFHQRQFMPSYSNPSLQQTGSDKTPVHPQRPSASVPQPHQYGFQPPTPYGQPMPYGMNVPQAPNNVNPALKNYMEELKLLEQQNKRRLLLVRQEKERRMYQSTSPENRKFPAHPELTTGVPLNAMPKPNEKQLENTAADNIITNPDVASMGALNRPRASEARASPYPADKNMSLNYTGLISSPADTAMQSPDFNNPLNRLGRPTHYRDSPTGAKTKKRRQSNPPTTETPNVNPAQKDDRSELESVPAVPSSDALMKDIGFSDSGTTMQNGQQFDGNQPNLKETGQHSSSIPGSVNNLEKPSNVPVLDVSGSTDLDAALLNDFDFDKFLKDTSTTDDIGLFSLPDNSDQTTG, from the exons ATGGCAGAACCGGCTGAAAAATCTGGCTCGAGTCAGCAGGGCAAATTGAATGATGCAAATAACCATGAACATACAAATTTAGCCGATAGAACGACTCAATCCCTTCTGAATTCGTATATCTATGATTATCtcgtaaagaaaaactattGGGAAGCAGCACAGGCATTTGGACAAGAAGCGCAAGTCCAAACACTGGTGCGACCTGTAAGTAATAATTCGGCGACTTCCGATAAGCAACCAACTTCGTCTCCGGCAAACGTTAAACGGGAAAGCCCAAACTTGAATGACCCACAAAACCCTGATTCTGCTAAACAAGGCTTTAATTATCATGAAACAGGAAAAGATCCTCCACCGCCTCCAGTATTGCCAATTGATTCCTCAGGCggttttttaattgaatGGTGGAACGTTTTTTGGGACATTTATAATGCTCGCCGAGGAAGTGGTTCAGAGCCTGCCAAGGATTACATGTCTCATATCAGCAATTTAAGGAAAAAGTCTTATATGAGTATGCagcttttacaaaaaaattcgatGCAGTCGGGACCTCCGAACGGCATGTGTCAGGTACCCACACCTCCCCAAATGTACAATGGAGACCCTATTCATAATTATGATCCATCGAGGATGCCCCATGGAAATGGAATGCTCATGGATAAAAATCGTCAGCAACTGATGCGTCAAGCTGTAATGAATAATCAGGGTAGAGAAACTTTCCCTCCTACTGCTGCTCAGCTTCAGCAATTGAAGCAACTACATTATCGTCAATTACAATCTCAGAAGCAGCAAGCCGAAAGTCTAAACGCGACTCAGATTCCTCCTGTATTTCCTACTCAAGCTTCTAATCGCCAGTCTAAGACGCCGCCAGTCATGGGACCTGCTACTCATGATTCTTTCCCTTCTACACAAAAGACTCCCGTACCAGACTTTAGAAACTATCAATCTCATGGCATTACTGACACGAATCCTAATCCGGCAACTGCAACTGGCGCTTCCATACCGGGTCGGAGATTAAGTCGGCCGCTAACACCTAATTCTATTCCTCAACCTCCAGCTTCTTACGATCCTTCATTGGCAAATTCAGGAAACTTTATGGTTCCTGGAAATTCTGCTCAACCTCTGCTCCATGAAGtgaatttccaaaacaatGGACCGTTTCATCAAAGGCAATTTATGCCCTCATACTCCAACCCCTCTTTGCAACAAACTGGTTCTGATAAAACACCGGTACATCCACAACGTCCTAGTGCATCGGTACCCCAACCACATCAGTATGGATTCCAACCACCGACTCCATATGGACAGCCAATGCCCTACGGCATGAATGTTCCTCAAGCGCCGAATAATGTGAATCCAGCATTAAAAAACTATatggaagaattgaaattaCTCgaacaacaaaataaaagacgATTACTTTTGGTTCGTCAAGAGAAGGAGCGCCGGATGTATCAATCTACATCACcagaaaacagaaaatttCCTGCTCATCCAGAACTAACTACAGGAGTTCCCTTGAATGCCATGCCGAAACCGAATGAAAAACAGCTCGAAAATACGGCTGCCGACAATATCATAACAAACCCTGATGTTGCATCAATGGGAGCCTTAAACCGTCCAAGGGCGTCAGAAGCACGAGCTTCTCCATATCCTGCTGATAAAAATATGTCGTTAAATTATACGGGCCTTATTTCTAGCCCTGCGGATACCGCAATGCAATCTCCAGATTTTAACAATCCACTAAATCGCTTGGGAAGGCCAACTCACTACCGG gATTCACCTACGGGAGCAAAAACGAAGAAACGGCGTCAGTCTAACCCGCCTACTACGGAAACACCTAATGTAAATCCTGCTCAAAAGGATGATCGATCAGAGTTAGAATCAGTTCCTGCTGTTCCTTCAAGTGATGCATTAATGAAAGACATTGGTTTTTCAGATAGCGGCACAACTATGCAAAATGGTCAACAGTTTGATGGAAATCAGCCGAATTTAAAGGAAACCGGACAACATAGCTCTTCTATACCAGGTTCTGTGAATAATTTGGAAAAGCCTTCTAATGTCCCCGTCTTGGATGTTTCTGGATCTACGGATCTTGATGCAGCTTTATTaaatgattttgattttgacaAATTCCTAAAAGATACAAGTACGACAGATGACATTGGATTGTTTAGTTTGCCGGATAACTCTGACCAAACGACCGGTTAG
- the spf38 gene encoding U5 snRNP complex subunit Spf38, with amino-acid sequence MDKRKESEIPQNGHVVKRPRVEDVTLVSEEDTVSRTSDLVAPNLQMLGHTSEVLTSRFDPSGSKFASGGMDRQILLWNVFGEVSNFGILSGSKGAITDLQWSRDGEVLYNACSDTNLYSWNTNSGQKIRKYKGHAGVVNALDVLRVGSELLASVSDDSTLKVWDTRSRDCIQSIEEKFPLTAVAISQQGTTVYTGGIEGNIKAWDLRTNEVLYTLKEHNDIVTSLSLSKDGSTLLSNSMDNTVRTFDVKPFAPSSRQINVYNGAVHGLEHNLLRAAWSGDSRLVATGSSDRNTYIWSSSSGEVKYQLPGHEGCVNHVDFHPTQNIILSCSSDKTMFLGELS; translated from the exons ATGGACAAGCGAAAAGAATCCGAAATTCCACAGAATGGACATGTT GTGAAACGACCTCGTGTGGAAGATGTAACTTTAGTCTCAGAAGAAGATACTGTATCCAGGACTTCTGACTTAGTGGCTCCTAATTTGCAAATGTTAGGACATACTTCAGAAGTTTTAACATCAAGATTTGATCCCTCTGGCTCAAAATTTGCGTCTGGAGGGATGGATCGTCAAATAC TTTTATGGAATGTATTCGGAGAAGTCAGTAATTTTGGTATTTTGTCTGGTTCAAAAGGTGCCATAACGGATTTACAATGGAGCAGAGATGGTGAAGTTTTATACAACGCTTGCTCCGACACTAACTTATACTCCTGGAATACGAACTCCGGAcagaaaataagaaagtACAAAGGCCATGCTGGCGTGGTCAATGCTCTAGATGTATTACGGGTCGGTTCTGAACTATTAGCTTCAGTCAGTGACGACTCGACTTTGAAG GTATGGGATACCCGTTCTAGAGACTGTATACAAAgcatagaagaaaaatttccACTTACGGCTGTCGCCATTTCCCAGCAAGGCACTACTGTATACACAGGAGGAATCGAGGGTAACATCAAAGCTTGGGATTTAAGAACAAACGAAGTTCTCTACACTCTAAAAGAACATAATGATATTGTAACGAGCTTGTCTTTGTCTAAGGATGGTTCCACTTTATTATCCAATTCTATGGACAACACAG tACGAACATTTGATGTGAAACCATTTGCTCCTTCCAGTAGACAGATCAATGTTTACAATGGAGCCGTTCATGGATTAGAGCATAATCTTCTGAGAGCCGCATGGAGTGGTGATTCTCGTTTAGTTGCTACAGGTAGCTCAGATCGAAACACATATATCTGGTCATCCTCTTCGGGTGAAGTGAAATACCAATTGCCTGGTCATGAAGGTTGTGTTAATCACGTCGATTTTCACCCTACCCAAAACATCATT